A stretch of DNA from Aliarcobacter thereius LMG 24486:
TGCATTATCTATATTACAAGTAGTAATATATTTTGTGAAATCATTTTTCAGTAAATCATTTTTCAAAGAGTATTTACCAATTGTTTTTAAAATATTTAATATGTTATTGATTGTTTTCGGAGCTAAAGGCTTTTTAGTATTAATTGTAATCTTTTGTTCTAAAAAATGTTTAAAATTTTCAATATCTTTTTTTGATAACAAATCAATATCGAATGTTTTAAAGTAAGGTAATATATGCACCTTATAATGATTTAGAGTAGAGCCACTAATATTTTTCTCTTTAAAGTAAGCATCAGCTAAAGTTTCTATCAATATTTTTTGTTTCTTTTTTCTAGCTGCTATTACGGGTGCCTCTTCTCCATTTCTTTGTTTTGTTAAAATCTCATTTCTTTTTTGATTACAATATGTTTCCCTAATACCTTCACTATATTTACCAATCTTTATCCATATCTTTTTATTATTTTCATCTTTGTATGTGATATAATAAACTTTATCAGTTTTATCATTAGTAATAATTTCCCTAAAATATATTCCAGTTAATCTTGTTTTAGTCATTCTTTTTTCTACCCTATTTATACCCTTGTAATATTTTTAACAGTTTATAACAATGTCTATTAATGTTTATTAAAATTTATGAATTATTTAAAAATGCTTATTTTAAGGCTTTTCAAGGCTTATTTATGTTTAAATTGTTTTTTAAAGGTTTACTATGAAATATGTTGAAATCGGCTCATAACCGAGTGGTCGAAGGTTCGAGTCCTTCACGACCCACCACTTTTCAATTCAATACAATCCAAAAAAGACTAAAAACCACTATAAAATCGAACTTCTAAAGATTACTTTAATCTAGCACTATCTATAATAATTCATATAAATACAACTATAATGTAGGGGTAAAATAAAAAACCCTATTTTTACAAAAAGATACCCCCAAGATTTTCTTTACAAGGACTACTATATGGCTGTTATTATTGTACTTAAAGATATTCAAACAAAACAAGCAAAACCTAAAGCAAAAAACTATTCTTTAAATGATGGTGGAGGTCTTAGGATAAAAATTGCTTCTAATGGAAATAAAATTTGAGAATTTTATTATAAATTTAATGGTAGAAGAAAAGAAACTACTTTTAAAAGTTATCCAATATTACTTTATATAGTGCAAGATTTTAAATATCTATTTAAAATCATTATAAGCTATTAATATTTTAACAGATACATTTATGCGCTTTTATGTACAATACAAAATTATAAAAAAAGGCAAAAAGTGATTAATATAAAACTAGAATTAAAAAATTTAATTGAAAAGACTATGATTCCAGAATCAAAAGATTTTATAGAAGAATTAAATGATTTAATAAATAACAACAAAGCTACAAAAGATGATGTAGAAGCAAAAAAAGAGATGCTAGTATTTTTATCTGAACTTGAAACTATACTAAGTGCTATAAATAAAGATGATATAACAGATGAAGAAGCAGCAGATATTTATGAAAAAATCATACATATGCTTGAATATCATTCTGAAGATTAAATTATTAGGTATTATGATATTTTGGCGACCCCAGAAAGATTCGAACTTTCGTCATCAAGAGGAAATTTTGAAGTCTTATATATCCATTTATTTACAATTCTGATTAATTAAACCATCTTATAAGGGTTTTAAGGTTTTATATTAATATTCATTTTATATATTTACAGATATTTACACGAATATTTGACACCTTAAAGGATACCTTTGGCAATACCAAAAACTACGAAAACTATTTATCCTGGAATAGGATATTATCAAGATAACTTTAAAGGTAAAGTATTTGTTGCAACCTTTACGATAAATTCTAAAAAATATAGAAAAATTATTGGTTATGAAAATGATCAATTCAAAACAAATGCAAAAATTGCATTTTTGAAAAAAGAAGAGTTAAAAAGTGATATTATAAATAACAACTATATAAAAAAAGATTTAACTTTTAAAGAACTATTTAAAATATATATAGAACATTTAGAAAATTCTAGATCAGTAGTTAGTAGAACAATTTTAGCAAAGAAAAGTAATTATAATGCTCATTTCAAATCTATATTTGATAATTTATTTATTAATAATATTCAATCTTTTCAAATTCAAAATCTAGTTAATACTTTATTAAAATCAAAAGCTCCTAAAACTGTTGATAATTTATTAGCTGACTTATCTGCAATTTTTAAATATGCAATGAAGAATAAATATATAACTAATAATCCAGTTTTATTAGTTGATAAACCAAAATATGACAATTTAAGAGATTATCCATTAAACATAGATGAATCAAAAAGGTTATTTAGAGCTATTATAGATTTTAAAGAACCATTATACAAAGAGATATTTACATTTTTACTTCATGGTAGAAGAAAAGATGAAGTTCTTAGTTTAACTTGGGATATGATTGATTTAGAAAAAAGAGTTTATTACATAGGGTTTGAAATAAATAAAGCTAAAAAAAATATGAGTTATGAGATTACAGATGAACTTTATGAAATTTTAGCAAATAAAGAAGATAAAGCTGGTTATGTTTTTAAATCTTTAGTTACTGGAGATAAAGTTAAAAATCTAAGATGGGCTTGGAAAAGAATATTGGAAGCTGCTGAAATTACAAAACCTATAAGAATACATGATTTAAGACATTTAATTGGTGAAATATCTTTAAATGAAACAGATAATAGTATGGAAGTAGTTGCTGCTATTTTAGGACATAGTTCTACTCGCCCTACTCGTAGATATGCAAAAGTTCAACAAAAAGTAGCAGCTCAAGGATTAAAAAAGGTTTTTGATACTTTGAAGTAATTTTTTATATTTTAATATTATCTGTTTTATATAATAAGAGTAAAGTTATTTATTTTCTATATATTTTTTTGCAACTTTGATACATAATCCAGATTTTGAACTTGCATCTATTATATTTTCACCATCATTAATAAGTCTTAATAAAACTAATTTCTTAATTCTTATACTAATATTTGTTATTGACATTAATCTTCTCCTTTATAATTTTATTTTAGAGCATAGTTTAATATTTATAATCTATGCTCATTTTATTATTAGATTACTCTAACATTCTTTGCTTGAGGACCTTTTTCATTTTTACCAATTTCAAAAGATACTCTTTGTCTTTCATCTAAAGATGATCTTCCATAACTTGATGAATTAATTTCACTATGATGAACAAAAAACTCATTGCTTTCATTTTCTAATTGGATAAATCCAAAACCTTTTTCATTATTGAACCATTTTACGATTCCAATATTTTGATTTGCCATGTGCAATCCTTATTTATTTATTTGCTCTAAATTAAAGCTATGAATAAAGTGTAATGTGGAGTTATATGTTACTATTTAAGTTAGTTAGTATTAATTTTTGTAGATATCAATAAAAGCAAACGAAAGATGTGATTAAACTCAAAATCATCTTTAACACATACACTATATCTGAAAAAATAAATAATTGCAAATTCACTATTATATTAATTGATATAATAACTTAAAGATTGAAAAAGGTTTTTGATACTTTGACACAATATTATAAATTAAATAAATGTTTATTTATATCATTTAATTCTTTGCTTCTCTATTTTTTCAATCTTCTCTTTTGTAGTTAAAAGTAAAAGTTTTTCTAGCTCTTCAAGTCTTCCAAATGTTCTCATTACTTTAATGAAATTTATCATTGAGATACTTCCTTTTTGTTCATAGTTAGAATATGTTGAAGCAGAACTTAATTCTGCTTCTTTTGCAAAATCACTCTGTTTTTTATTTTGAGAAAGTCTCAATTGCTTTGCTCTAAGAGCTAATACCATTGCTATTTCTTCATCTGTAAGAGTTCCAAAAGCACTATTTATATTAAGATTGTTTTTAAGTTTTTTCTTAACCTTTGTTTGTAAATCTTGAAGTTTTTTTAATAAATCACTACTCATTATAGTACTCCTTGTAATGTTCTTTTATTTGTGTTTTCTAAAATTTGTTTTTGTTTTAAAGATGCAACTTCATAATCTTTAAGTAGTTGTGGAAGTTCATTATCTCTTAGGTTTTTCATTTTTTCTAAAGAACTTGCAACAAACTCTAAATCAATTGAAAATTCTGTAGCTAATGTAGTAATATCTTCGATATTAATTTTTGATAAAGCTTTACCATATAAAGATAATTGATGCTCTACAGTTTGTTTTTCTCCTTTGGCAAATGTTAAATCATAAGCTGGTGTAGCTTTATATTTAAAATCACTATCACACATAAAAGAGAAGTTTCTACTATGGTCATCTTGATTTACAAACATATAATTAAAAAGCATTTGTAAAAACAACTGTTTTAGACTTCCTATCGCTCCTAATTTTACTGCTGTTCTAAGTAAATCTTCATATCCTACTGTTCTTGGGATATTATAATCTAAGTGAAGTAATCCAGCAAATGAATGAACATGATATCTTTTTCCATTTGGTTCTATATCAAATCTTTTTGTTACAAAATGATGTTTATCATCAGTTTGAACTAAATAACAATCTGACATATCTATACCACTTTTTTTAGCAATTAAATGATAAATATATTCTACTTTTGAGTATGTTGATTTATTCTCATCATCATTTGATGTATCATCATACTTTATAATTGCGTGCATAAAACCTTCACTTAATTGTTTTGTACGATCTCCTAAAAAAACCTCTTTTGTATCAAGATTTATTGCTCCAACTGCTTTACTTCTTGCACCACCTACAAATGAATGTGCACTTATCAAAAAAGCATCTTGTAAAGAGTGATAATCTCTTCCTTTTTTTAATTCCTTAGCTTTCTCAAACATGCTTTTTAATTCTAAAGTTTCTATAAAGCCATTTGATTTTTCCATTACAGGTTCGTATGTAATTGCTCCCAGTCCCCTATTCCCAATAAACAGTAATTTATCACTTACTGTTGGATAAATATTCTTATTTTGTAAAAAGAAATTGTTTAATATTTCATTACCAAAATGTCCTGGTAAAGAATCACTAATGAATCCAGCAACTCTTTCAAGATGTACTAAATGTGTTGTATCTATCTCTTTTTGATTAGAACTTAGCATTAAAGGACTTACTTTATGACATAAATCATCAATTTGTTTGAGATATACTCTATCTCCATCTTGATACATATCTGCTATATGTTTATCGAATATATATATTGAAATTTTCTGCATTTTTT
This window harbors:
- a CDS encoding tyrosine-type recombinase/integrase, yielding MTKTRLTGIYFREIITNDKTDKVYYITYKDENNKKIWIKIGKYSEGIRETYCNQKRNEILTKQRNGEEAPVIAARKKKQKILIETLADAYFKEKNISGSTLNHYKVHILPYFKTFDIDLLSKKDIENFKHFLEQKITINTKKPLAPKTINNILNILKTIGKYSLKNDLLKNDFTKYITTCNIDNARERFLTKDEIQILYNETKEDNIIYLFFKLALNTGARLATILNIHKKDIDFAHNLITLKDFKNNSTYKSFLTDDLKHLLELRTANLSLNDKIFTTNPEKRLRAILDELFNEGIDNSDRKNKVVIHTLRHTFASHLAINGTPIFTIQKLMNHKDIKMTMRYAKLAPDSGREAVINLGL
- a CDS encoding tyrosine-type recombinase/integrase; amino-acid sequence: MAIPKTTKTIYPGIGYYQDNFKGKVFVATFTINSKKYRKIIGYENDQFKTNAKIAFLKKEELKSDIINNNYIKKDLTFKELFKIYIEHLENSRSVVSRTILAKKSNYNAHFKSIFDNLFINNIQSFQIQNLVNTLLKSKAPKTVDNLLADLSAIFKYAMKNKYITNNPVLLVDKPKYDNLRDYPLNIDESKRLFRAIIDFKEPLYKEIFTFLLHGRRKDEVLSLTWDMIDLEKRVYYIGFEINKAKKNMSYEITDELYEILANKEDKAGYVFKSLVTGDKVKNLRWAWKRILEAAEITKPIRIHDLRHLIGEISLNETDNSMEVVAAILGHSSTRPTRRYAKVQQKVAAQGLKKVFDTLK
- a CDS encoding cold-shock protein, with protein sequence MANQNIGIVKWFNNEKGFGFIQLENESNEFFVHHSEINSSSYGRSSLDERQRVSFEIGKNEKGPQAKNVRVI
- a CDS encoding helix-turn-helix domain-containing protein gives rise to the protein MSSDLLKKLQDLQTKVKKKLKNNLNINSAFGTLTDEEIAMVLALRAKQLRLSQNKKQSDFAKEAELSSASTYSNYEQKGSISMINFIKVMRTFGRLEELEKLLLLTTKEKIEKIEKQRIK
- a CDS encoding type II toxin-antitoxin system HipA family toxin gives rise to the protein MQKISIYIFDKHIADMYQDGDRVYLKQIDDLCHKVSPLMLSSNQKEIDTTHLVHLERVAGFISDSLPGHFGNEILNNFFLQNKNIYPTVSDKLLFIGNRGLGAITYEPVMEKSNGFIETLELKSMFEKAKELKKGRDYHSLQDAFLISAHSFVGGARSKAVGAINLDTKEVFLGDRTKQLSEGFMHAIIKYDDTSNDDENKSTYSKVEYIYHLIAKKSGIDMSDCYLVQTDDKHHFVTKRFDIEPNGKRYHVHSFAGLLHLDYNIPRTVGYEDLLRTAVKLGAIGSLKQLFLQMLFNYMFVNQDDHSRNFSFMCDSDFKYKATPAYDLTFAKGEKQTVEHQLSLYGKALSKINIEDITTLATEFSIDLEFVASSLEKMKNLRDNELPQLLKDYEVASLKQKQILENTNKRTLQGVL